GGTGCGCAGAACTGGTCGGCGCATGTCGCTAGGACCGGATTTACTCGCCGGTGGCCTTCGCGATGATTTCCTTCGACACGTTCGCGGGAACCTCCGCGTACGAATCGAACACCATGGAGTAGTTTGCCCGGCCCTGGGTCTTCGACCGGAGGTCTCCGATGTAGCCGAACATCTCCGACAGCGGCACCTGTGCCTTCACGACACGCGCACCACTGCGCTCCTCCATGGCCTGGATCTGGCCACGGCGGGAGTTCAGGTCGCCGATCACGTCACCCATGTAGTCCTCGGGAGTCGTGACCTCGACGGCCATCAGGGGCTCGAGGATGACCGGACCGGCCATCCGCGCAGCTTCCTTCAGGGCCTGCGAGCCGGCGATCTTGAACGCCATCTCCGAGGAGTCGACGTCGTGGTACTGACCGTCGAGCAGGGTGACCTTCAGGTTCACCAGCGGGTATCCGGCGAGGACACCGTACTGCATGGCGTCCTGGGCACCGGCGTCCACCGACGGGATGTACTCGCGCGGGACGCGGCCACCGGTGACGGCGTTGGCGAACTCGTAGGTCGCACCGTCCTCGGCGTCCACCAGGGGCTCGAGCTTGATGATGACCTTCGCGAACTGGCCCGATCCACCGGTCTGCTTCTTGTGGGTGAACTCGTGCTTCTCGACCGTCTTGCGGATGGTCTCGCGGTAGGCCACCTGCGGCTTGCCGACGTTGGCCTCGACCTTGAACTCGCGCTTCATGCGGTCGACGAGGATGTCGAGGTGGAGCTCGCCCATACCGCCGATGACGGTCTGGCCGGTCTCCTCGTCGAGCTGGACCGAGAAGGTCGGATCCTCTTCGGCGAGCTTCTGGATCGCGGTGCCCAGCTTCTCCTGGTCGGACTTGGTCTTCGGCTCGATCGAGACGTTGATGACCGGGTCCGGGAAGCTCATGGACTCGAGCACGATCGGCGACGCCGAATCGCACAGGGTGTCACCGGTGGTGGTGTCCTTGAGACCGATCATCGCGTAGATGTGGCCCGCGGTGGCGTCCTCGACCGGGTTCTCCTTGTTGGCATGCATCTGGAAGAGCTTGCCGACGCGCTCCTTCTTGCCCTTGGTCGCGTTGAGCACCTGGGTGCCGGCGTTGATCTTGCCGGAGTACACGCGCACGAAGGTGAGCTTGCCGAAGAACGGGTGAGCCGCGATCTTGAACGCGAGAGCCGAGAACGGCTCGTCCGCGGACGGCTTGCGCGAGAGGATCTCCTCCTCGTCGCCCACGGCGTGACCCTCGACCGACGGCACGTCCAGCGGGGACGGCAGGTAGTCGATGATCGCGTCGAGCATGGGCTGCACGCCCTTGTTCTTGAACGCCGAGCCACAGATCACCGGGTAGAACTCACGGGCGATCGTGAGCTTGCGGATCGCGCCCTTGATCTCCTCGGTGGTCAGCTCTTCGCCGCCGAAGTACTTCTCGAGCAGTGCCTCGTCGGTCTCGGCGACCGTCTCGAGGAGCTTCTCGCGGTACTCCGCAGCCTGGTCGACCAGATCGGCGGGGATCTCCTCGATGGTCGGCGCAGCGCCGATCTCGACGGTTCCGCGCCAGGTGATCGCCTTCTGCTCGATGAGGTCGACGACGCCGTCGAAGTTGTCCTCGGCGCCGATCGGCAGCTGCAGGACCAGCGGCTTGGCGCCGAGGCGCTCCTCGATGGTGCGCACGGTGAAGAAGAAGTCCGCACCGAGCTTGTCCATCTTGTTGACGAAGCAGATACGCGGGACGTCGTACTTCTCCGCCTGACGCCAGACCTGCTCGGACTGCGGCTCGACGCCTTCCTTGCCGTCGAACACGGCGACCGCGCCGTCGAGCACGCGGAGGCTGCGCTCCACCTCGACGGTGAAGTCGACGTGGCCGGGGGTGTCGATGATGTTGATCTGGTTCTTGTTCCAGAAACACGTCACCGCCGCGGAGGTGATGGTGATCCCCCGCTCCTTCTCCTGCTCCATCCAGTCGGTGGTCGAGGCACCGTCGTGGGTTTCACCGATCTTGTAGTTCACACCGGTGTAGAAGAGGATTCGCTCGGTGGCGGTGGTCTTGCCGGCATCGATGTGGGCCATGATGCCGATGTTGCGAACCTTGTTCAGGTCGCTGAGCACTTCCTGTGCCACTTAATCGCCTCGCATTTTCGCTAGAGGTGTTGGGTCTGAGGTGGAACCGTCCGCGGCGTCGGGTTCCCGACGCCGCGGACGGTTGGTGTCACCAGCGGTAGTGCGCGAACGCCCGGTTGGCCTCGGCCATCTTGTGGGTGTCCTCGCGGCGCTTCACCGAAGCACCGAGACCGTTGGACGCGTCCAGCAACTCGTTGGCGAGACGCTCGACCATGGTCTTCTCACGACGCTGGCGGCTGAAGCTGACGAGCCAGCGGAGCGCGAGGGTGTTGGCGCGGTTCGGCTTGACCTCGATCGGCACCTGGTAGGTGGCACCACCGACGCGGCGGCTCTTCACCTCGAGGGTGGGCTTCACGTTGTCGAGAGCGCGCTTGAGGGTGACGACCGGATCGGTGCCGGTCTTGTCGCGAGCCTGCTCGAGGGCGCCGTAGACGATGCGCTCGGCGGTCGACTTCTTGCCGTCCAGCAGGATCTTGTTGACCAGCTGGGTGACCAGCGGCGAACCGTAGACGGGATCGTTGATGAGGGGGCGCTTGGGAGCGGGTCCTTTACGTGGCATGACTTATCAGTTCCCCTTCTTGGCGCCGTAGCGGCTGCGAGCCTGCTTGCGGTCCTTGACACCCTGGGTGTCGAGCGAGCCGCGGATGATCTTGTAGCGCACACCCGGGAGGTCCTTCACACGACCGCCGCGGACGAGCACCATCGAGTGCTCCTGCAGGTTGTGGCCTTCGCCGGGGATGTAGGCGGTGACCTCGACCGAGCTGGTCAGGCGCACACGGGCGACCTTGCGCAGCGCCGAGTTCGGCTTCTTGGGGGTGGTGGTGTAGACGCGGGTGCACACGCCACGACGCTGCGGGCTTCCCTTGAGGGCCGCGGTCTTGGTCTTGGCAGCCTTGTCGTGACGGCCCTTGCGGACCAGCTGATTGATGGTTGGCACTAGGTGTTCGTTCCTCTTTGTCATCGGTTGTGGTTGGTGCTCCGGGCAAGCACGAAGTGGCTCGCAGGCCTGTTTTCGCGGCTTCCACAACTCGCCCCACCAGCACGTATGTGCTGGTCAGTACATTTTCGCTACCCCGAGGTCGGGCGTGTCATACACTCGACAGCGGATTCGCCTGTCAGCCCCTCTGCCGGCCGTACCCCGAGATGCTCGGCGGCTCGAGAGCCGTAGGGCAGGCATGCGGACTGGCCCAGCATGGGCCGGGCACCGACGATCCACTCTACCGATCGGGTTTACACAGGTCAAAAAACGGATCCTGCACGCAACCGGCAGGTGAACGGGTCGTGCACGATCGGGTCCGGGTCACGCTCGTGCTCGGCGTGCCCCTCTCACTTCTACACCGTGAAACCGCATGCGTCGAGGGCGCGAACCGCGGGTGCGACCATTCCGTCATCCGCGCTGCACGGGTCGCCTGAGCTGCTCGATCACGGGTGCGGACGGGCTCTCGGGGTCGCGCGGTCGCCGCGTCGGCGAGGACTGGCCGCCGAACCACCGATCGACGATCGTCGCCTGCCGTTCCACCTCGCCCCGGCGCGGCATGTGGTGGTTCTCACCGACATCGCGCACGCCGTACACGTCCTCGCCCAGTTCGTACCGGGCCTGGTCGCCCAGCGCATCGGCGAGGAACCCGGCAGGGGAACGGGCAGCGGCGATCTGCCAGGCGTGGACCAGTTCGTGGATGAGCAGCTGACCCGGCACCGGATATGCCCTGGTCCCCGGCCCCAGGGTCGCGTCGAGGTGCGACCCGAGATTGCAGAGGATGCGTCCGTCGACCGCTGGCACCGTGAATGCGCGCCCGCCCCGACCGGCGAGATCGGTGAGGACGACGTCATCGAGCCACGCCGCGTCCCCGAAGACCGCCACGCCCACGCTTCGCTCGGCCGGGGTCAACCCGCGATGACGCACGCGGCGGCGGATGACGTTCGACGTGACGAGGCCCGCGACCAGCACGACGACGAACCCGAGCGGGCCGAGCCAGATCGTCACCGGCACCAGGTGCACCGCGAGGAGCACACCTGCCGTGGCCGCCGGGGCGTCGCCGAGTCGTCCCGCCCCGAGTCGGCGGGCGACGGAGAGCACCGTGCCGAGCAGGCGCCCGTAGGCCCGGGCGGCCGCGATGACCGAACGGCGCAGGCGCGTCGTGGACGCCGGGCGGGGCATCATTCCGGCGTCTGCGGCAGTTTCACCTTCGTCGCACCGGGTTTCGCCGGATTCGACGGCGGCGGGACCACCGGTCCGATGTCGCCATCGGGAGCCTCGTCGAGGTCGACGATGACCGGCGCGTGGTCACTCGGCTTGCTGCCCTTGCGTGCTTTCCGGTCGATCCAGGCGGCCGCGAGGCGATCGGCAGCGGACGCTCCGGCGAGGATCAGGTCGATGCGCATCCCGAGGTCTTTGTGGAACATGCCGGCGCGGTAGTCCCAGTAGCTGAACACACGCTCGTTCGGCCACCGGTCCCGGACGACGTCGCGCAGGCCCATCGATTCGAAGGTGGCCAGCGCGGCCCGTTCCGCCGGGGTGACGTGGGTGTGTCCCACATACGCGGCGGGGTCGAACAGGTCGGCGTCGGCCGGTGCGATGTTCATGTCGCCGCACAGGAGTGTCGTGGTCGGGTCCTCCACGGCGCGGGCCAGCGCCGCGAGCCACTCGAGTTTGTAGGTGTAGTGGTCCGAGTCCGGGGTTCGGCCGTTCGGCACGTACAGCGAGTGGATCCGGAGTCCGCCGCACACCGCCGACACCGCCCGCGCCTCGAGAGTCGACGGGTCGGGGTATCCGGGCATGCCGTCGAATCCGATCCGGACGTCGTCGAGTCCGACCCGCGACAACAGCGCCACCCCGTTCCACTGCCCCTGTCCGGCGTGCGCGACCTCGTATCCGCGCTCGGCGAGATCAGTGCCGAGTGACTCGTCGAACGCGGCGTCGGAGAGTTTGGTCTCCTGCAGGCACACCACGTCGGGTCGGCGCTCGTCGAGCCAGGGCAACAGGCGCGGGATGCGCTGCTTCACGGAGTTCACGTTCCAGGTCGCCACGCGCATGCGACCACGGTAGTACCCCGCCATCGGGGCCCGGCCACCGCCGATCGCGGACCCGGCCTTTCGTTCCACGGTGACGTGTGTCACGTTGGTGGGTATCGACACGTTGCACCGCACCTCCGATTCGTCGCCCCGACGGCCCGTCATCGAGTCGTCGTGGCGTCGGTCGGAGCTGTCCGGGGTCCGCCCCGAGGACCGGACGCCGACGCAGGTCCAGGACATCGCTGCCGCCGACCCGCTGCTCGACGCCGCCCGCCCGGTCCTCGATGACGCCGCCGCCCGACTCGCCGACACCGATGTCTCGCTGCTGCTCGTCGACCACGAGTGCCGGATGGTGACGCGGGTGGCGTTCGGCACGACCGTGGAGCGCCGTCTCGACGCGATCGGCGCCTCGCCGGGCGTGCCGTTCGGCGAGGACGTCGTCGGGACGACAGCCCTCGGTACCCCGGCGGAGACCCGGGGCGGGATCGTCGTGAACAGCTCCGAGCACTACCTGGACCAGTTCAAGTCGATCAGTTGCTTCGGACAGCCGATCATCCATCCCGCGACCCGCAGGCTGGCCGGGATCATCTGCATGTCCGAGATCGCCGATCGCATCAACCCCTTGGCGATCCCGGTCGTCAACGGGATCGTCGTCGACATCGCCGACCGCCTGCTGGACCGGTCGCGAGCGCACCAGCGATGCGTCCTCGACGCGTTCCAGCGCGCCGCACCGCGTCGCGACCTCGCCGTCGCGGCCATCGGCGACGACCTCCAGCTCACGAATGCCCTTGCCGCCGAACTGCTCTCCCCCACCGACATCGGCGCGATGCGGATCGTCGCGACCGATCCCGCACTGCGCGCGACGGTGCTGCCGCTGACCCTGGTGTCGGGCGCCGAGGTCGAGGTCGCCGTCGAACCCGTGCCGGGCGCCTGCGGCGCGGCGCTGTTCCGCTTCCGGCCGGTCAGCGAGCCGCCGCCGAGGCGGTCCGCGCCACCGACCGCCCCGTCCCGCACCAGCGTCGCGATCACCGGCGAACCGGGGACCGGACGCAGCACCCACGCCGCTGCGCTCGCCGCCGAAGCCGATTCGCCACCGGTGATCGTCGATGTCGCCGACGAGATCATCAGCGGTCGTCGCCCCGACATCCCCGCGTTCGTCGGACGCGCCCGGTCGATGAGCACGACCCTGGTGATCGACGGCGTCGATCTCCTCGACGCGCAGTCGGTCGCCCTACTCGGGCGCGTGGCGGTGTCGAGCTCGCCGGAGTCGCCGCTGATCGTCGTCGGCGGGCCGCGCGACCAGGCGAGTCCGGGAGTCGCCGCACTCCTCGCCCGGTGCGCCACACGGGTCGATCTCGCTCCACTACGTC
The genomic region above belongs to Gordonia hongkongensis and contains:
- the fusA gene encoding elongation factor G, with the protein product MAQEVLSDLNKVRNIGIMAHIDAGKTTATERILFYTGVNYKIGETHDGASTTDWMEQEKERGITITSAAVTCFWNKNQINIIDTPGHVDFTVEVERSLRVLDGAVAVFDGKEGVEPQSEQVWRQAEKYDVPRICFVNKMDKLGADFFFTVRTIEERLGAKPLVLQLPIGAEDNFDGVVDLIEQKAITWRGTVEIGAAPTIEEIPADLVDQAAEYREKLLETVAETDEALLEKYFGGEELTTEEIKGAIRKLTIAREFYPVICGSAFKNKGVQPMLDAIIDYLPSPLDVPSVEGHAVGDEEEILSRKPSADEPFSALAFKIAAHPFFGKLTFVRVYSGKINAGTQVLNATKGKKERVGKLFQMHANKENPVEDATAGHIYAMIGLKDTTTGDTLCDSASPIVLESMSFPDPVINVSIEPKTKSDQEKLGTAIQKLAEEDPTFSVQLDEETGQTVIGGMGELHLDILVDRMKREFKVEANVGKPQVAYRETIRKTVEKHEFTHKKQTGGSGQFAKVIIKLEPLVDAEDGATYEFANAVTGGRVPREYIPSVDAGAQDAMQYGVLAGYPLVNLKVTLLDGQYHDVDSSEMAFKIAGSQALKEAARMAGPVILEPLMAVEVTTPEDYMGDVIGDLNSRRGQIQAMEERSGARVVKAQVPLSEMFGYIGDLRSKTQGRANYSMVFDSYAEVPANVSKEIIAKATGE
- the rpsG gene encoding 30S ribosomal protein S7 — protein: MPRKGPAPKRPLINDPVYGSPLVTQLVNKILLDGKKSTAERIVYGALEQARDKTGTDPVVTLKRALDNVKPTLEVKSRRVGGATYQVPIEVKPNRANTLALRWLVSFSRQRREKTMVERLANELLDASNGLGASVKRREDTHKMAEANRAFAHYRW
- the rpsL gene encoding 30S ribosomal protein S12, which encodes MPTINQLVRKGRHDKAAKTKTAALKGSPQRRGVCTRVYTTTPKKPNSALRKVARVRLTSSVEVTAYIPGEGHNLQEHSMVLVRGGRVKDLPGVRYKIIRGSLDTQGVKDRKQARSRYGAKKGN
- a CDS encoding exodeoxyribonuclease III gives rise to the protein MRVATWNVNSVKQRIPRLLPWLDERRPDVVCLQETKLSDAAFDESLGTDLAERGYEVAHAGQGQWNGVALLSRVGLDDVRIGFDGMPGYPDPSTLEARAVSAVCGGLRIHSLYVPNGRTPDSDHYTYKLEWLAALARAVEDPTTTLLCGDMNIAPADADLFDPAAYVGHTHVTPAERAALATFESMGLRDVVRDRWPNERVFSYWDYRAGMFHKDLGMRIDLILAGASAADRLAAAWIDRKARKGSKPSDHAPVIVDLDEAPDGDIGPVVPPPSNPAKPGATKVKLPQTPE
- a CDS encoding sigma-54-dependent Fis family transcriptional regulator; this translates as MTCVTLVGIDTLHRTSDSSPRRPVIESSWRRSELSGVRPEDRTPTQVQDIAAADPLLDAARPVLDDAAARLADTDVSLLLVDHECRMVTRVAFGTTVERRLDAIGASPGVPFGEDVVGTTALGTPAETRGGIVVNSSEHYLDQFKSISCFGQPIIHPATRRLAGIICMSEIADRINPLAIPVVNGIVVDIADRLLDRSRAHQRCVLDAFQRAAPRRDLAVAAIGDDLQLTNALAAELLSPTDIGAMRIVATDPALRATVLPLTLVSGAEVEVAVEPVPGACGAALFRFRPVSEPPPRRSAPPTAPSRTSVAITGEPGTGRSTHAAALAAEADSPPVIVDVADEIISGRRPDIPAFVGRARSMSTTLVIDGVDLLDAQSVALLGRVAVSSSPESPLIVVGGPRDQASPGVAALLARCATRVDLAPLRHRTSELASIASSALTDIDPELTLSGLATDALLCDDWPGNLTELNSVLRQAALACRARAARVVEPADLPPAYRTTSRAAHLSGREQAERTAIVEALDRARGNKVHAARDLGISRTTLYSRMRALDI